A single Novosphingobium aureum DNA region contains:
- a CDS encoding ExbD/TolR family protein, whose protein sequence is MAISSGGGGAETPMSDINTTPLVDVMLVLLIIFLIAVPVAIQTIEKLRIPVIPAVESKDKVENLLLTVSTTDAAGRSAGEPGYEGASRDGECRVYFNNVTAVTSEELRDRAFKRLDGIVKRAGGPEALQANPELVPQVHIRGDVEAPWRCVAGTIYNVQVSGYPTVGFITNPTDPN, encoded by the coding sequence ATGGCGATATCCTCGGGCGGAGGGGGTGCTGAAACACCCATGTCCGACATCAACACGACGCCGCTCGTCGACGTCATGCTGGTGCTTCTGATCATCTTCCTGATCGCGGTCCCGGTCGCTATCCAGACGATCGAAAAGCTGCGTATCCCGGTCATCCCGGCGGTGGAATCCAAGGACAAGGTCGAAAACCTTCTCCTCACCGTCTCGACCACCGACGCCGCTGGCCGCAGTGCCGGTGAGCCCGGTTACGAAGGTGCATCGCGCGACGGCGAATGCCGCGTCTACTTCAACAACGTCACGGCTGTGACCTCGGAAGAACTGCGTGATCGCGCGTTCAAGCGTCTCGACGGCATCGTCAAGCGCGCCGGCGGTCCCGAAGCCCTCCAGGCCAACCCGGAACTGGTCCCCCAGGTCCACATCCGTGGTGACGTCGAGGCTCCGTGGCGCTGCGTGGCAGGCACCATCTACAACGTGCAGGTTTCGGGTTACCCGACGGTTGGCTTCATCACCAACCCGACCGACCCGAACTAA
- a CDS encoding J domain-containing protein, whose product MKILWIALLAAIAWRMIFGRWPWQTLGISNWPEKPAQRRGSFAEAEARVLLGLEDDAGRKEILEAHRRHLATVHPDRGGSNEQVHAANAARDTLLAALERSAKTS is encoded by the coding sequence ATGAAGATCCTGTGGATCGCACTACTGGCGGCAATCGCCTGGCGCATGATCTTCGGTCGCTGGCCCTGGCAGACGCTGGGCATCAGCAACTGGCCCGAGAAGCCGGCGCAGCGGCGCGGCAGTTTCGCCGAAGCCGAGGCACGCGTCCTGCTCGGCCTCGAGGACGATGCCGGCCGCAAGGAAATCCTCGAGGCGCATCGCCGCCACCTCGCGACGGTCCATCCGGATCGGGGCGGATCGAACGAGCAGGTCCACGCCGCCAATGCCGCGCGCGACACCCTGCTGGCAGCGCTCGAGCGTTCGGCCAAGACTTCCTGA
- a CDS encoding ExbD/TolR family protein: MAMSGGKEDGSPMMEMNTTPLIDVMLCLLIMFIMSIPVATHSIDIDLPVNSQNQNNPPPVDPIRNKVVLTPQDEILWNGTPVDGPGLVDLLAQSLRYEVEPELQFQPEPSASYELSARVLQIIKASGVTKFGFVGNEQFREFGK, encoded by the coding sequence ATGGCAATGTCTGGCGGCAAGGAAGATGGCTCGCCGATGATGGAGATGAACACGACGCCGTTGATCGACGTCATGCTCTGCCTCCTCATCATGTTCATCATGTCCATCCCGGTCGCGACTCACTCGATCGACATCGATCTTCCGGTGAACTCGCAGAACCAGAACAACCCGCCCCCGGTGGACCCGATCCGCAACAAGGTGGTGCTCACCCCGCAGGACGAAATCCTGTGGAACGGCACCCCGGTTGACGGTCCGGGCCTCGTCGATCTCCTGGCGCAGTCGCTGCGCTACGAGGTCGAGCCCGAACTGCAGTTCCAGCCCGAGCCCAGCGCAAGCTACGAGCTCTCGGCACGCGTGCTGCAGATCATCAAGGCATCGGGCGTGACGAAGTTCGGCTTCGTCGGCAACGAACAGTTCCGCGAGTTCGGCAAGTAA
- a CDS encoding energy transducer TonB has protein sequence MAYADQQMSGSKITTIVIVALIHVFIGYALISGLAYEATKKVISKVTTVDIKEEKPPEEEPPPPPPEPQEDVPPPPIVAPPPPINIAPAPPPVQTVITPPPAPPVVIRQAAPPAPPAPPAPPAPSKARGVQTENAGRWAARIQQNYPSRAAREGREGRVGVRVTVSAEGRVTACSVSNSSGSPDLDEAACEGMTRYARFKPALNDAGDPISSNYSTAIVYRLD, from the coding sequence ATGGCTTACGCTGACCAGCAAATGAGTGGTAGCAAGATTACCACTATTGTCATCGTCGCCTTGATCCACGTGTTCATCGGCTATGCGCTGATCTCGGGCCTTGCCTATGAGGCAACCAAGAAGGTCATCAGCAAGGTGACCACCGTGGATATCAAGGAAGAGAAACCGCCCGAGGAGGAGCCCCCGCCGCCGCCTCCCGAACCGCAGGAGGACGTCCCTCCGCCGCCGATCGTGGCCCCGCCGCCGCCGATCAACATCGCCCCGGCTCCGCCGCCGGTGCAGACGGTGATCACTCCGCCGCCCGCACCCCCGGTCGTGATCCGTCAGGCGGCACCGCCGGCACCTCCGGCACCGCCGGCACCCCCGGCGCCGTCGAAGGCCCGTGGCGTCCAGACCGAGAACGCAGGCCGCTGGGCCGCGCGCATTCAGCAGAACTATCCTTCGCGCGCCGCGCGTGAAGGCCGCGAAGGCCGCGTTGGCGTTCGCGTGACGGTCAGCGCTGAAGGTCGCGTCACCGCATGCTCGGTCAGCAATTCGAGCGGCAGCCCGGACCTGGACGAAGCAGCGTGCGAGGGCATGACCCGCTATGCACGCTTCAAGCCCGCGCTGAACGACGCTGGCGATCCGATCTCGAGCAACTACTCGACCGCGATCGTCTACCGGCTTGACTAA
- a CDS encoding division plane positioning ATPase MipZ: MTAHRIVFANEKGGTGKSTTAVHVAMALAYQGAKVAAIDLDPRQRTLFRYLENRVETEQRRGIALPGARFSVYDGDDFNELDELAEQIAEGYDFLIFDTPGRDDAFARHVASTADTLVTPLNDSFIDFDLIGQVENETFRVKKLSFYAEVIWEARKKRGLKTIEEGRRELDWVVVRNRMQHVEARNMRRMDTALQELSRRVGFRISGGLSERVIFRELFPSGLTLLDKGHLGELGTSHLVARQELRGLVKGLNLPRPKSQQGDLVAAAGR; this comes from the coding sequence GTGACTGCTCATCGCATCGTCTTCGCCAATGAAAAGGGTGGCACCGGCAAATCCACCACCGCGGTCCACGTGGCCATGGCTCTTGCCTATCAGGGCGCGAAAGTCGCCGCGATCGACCTCGATCCGCGCCAGCGCACCTTGTTCCGCTATCTCGAGAACCGGGTCGAGACCGAGCAGCGGCGCGGCATCGCGCTGCCCGGTGCGCGCTTCTCGGTCTACGACGGCGACGATTTCAACGAGCTTGACGAGCTCGCCGAGCAGATCGCCGAGGGCTACGACTTCCTGATCTTCGACACGCCGGGCCGCGACGACGCCTTCGCCCGTCACGTCGCATCGACCGCCGATACGCTGGTCACCCCGCTCAACGACAGCTTCATCGACTTCGACCTTATCGGTCAGGTGGAGAACGAGACCTTCCGCGTGAAGAAGCTCTCGTTCTATGCCGAGGTGATCTGGGAGGCACGCAAGAAGCGCGGTCTCAAGACCATCGAGGAAGGGCGTCGCGAGCTCGACTGGGTGGTGGTGCGCAACCGCATGCAGCACGTCGAGGCGCGCAACATGCGCCGCATGGATACCGCGCTTCAGGAACTGTCGCGAAGGGTGGGTTTCCGCATTTCGGGCGGACTGTCCGAGCGCGTGATCTTCCGCGAACTGTTCCCCTCGGGGCTGACCCTGCTCGACAAGGGTCACCTGGGCGAGCTGGGCACCAGCCACCTCGTTGCGCGCCAGGAACTGCGCGGGCTGGTCAAGGGGCTCAACCTGCCCCGACCCAAGAGCCAGCAGGGCGACCTCGTCGCCGCTGCGGGCCGCTGA
- the pgmG gene encoding phosphoglucomutase/phosphomannomutase PgmG, whose product MKAHRFHPSLLRAYDVRGIFGETLGEDDAHALGRSFATVLHRKTDVSPRRPRVVVGYDGRLSSPVLEEALVVGLCACGIDVVRIGLAASPMLYFAERSIDQVEGGIQVTGSHNPRDHNGFKIVLGGRPFFGEALASLGGIAAAGDWFLPGGGIDAGTLSPPGSVVAEAGRSQRHDVMPAYLDALLGALAGGPGGLAQIDDLRIGWDTGNGAAGPLVERLVARLPGEHHMLFSEVDGRFPNHHPDPTIEANLADLRMLVTGKKLDFGVAFDGDGDRLGVVDGAGRVVWADRLLALFAADVLEAYPGASVVGDVKMSQVTFDAVASLGGKPVMAPSGHSPIKAAMRETGALLGGEMSGHFFFADRYLGFDDGPYAALRLIAASAGRGRALADLVDALPPACATPEMRFPVAPQRRLAVVEEVAARLAARGREVCAIDGVRVSSPEGWWLLRASNTQDMLTARAEAASPEALARLVGEIDTELAASGVTRG is encoded by the coding sequence ATGAAGGCGCACCGGTTTCACCCTTCGCTGCTGCGTGCCTACGACGTGCGCGGTATCTTCGGCGAGACGCTCGGCGAGGACGACGCGCATGCGCTGGGCCGCAGTTTCGCGACGGTCCTGCACCGCAAGACTGATGTTTCGCCCCGTCGCCCGCGCGTTGTCGTCGGGTACGACGGCCGCCTCAGTTCCCCGGTGCTCGAGGAAGCGCTGGTCGTGGGGCTGTGCGCTTGCGGCATCGACGTCGTACGCATCGGCCTTGCCGCGAGCCCGATGCTCTATTTCGCCGAGCGTTCAATCGATCAGGTGGAAGGCGGCATTCAGGTAACTGGCAGCCACAATCCCCGCGATCACAATGGCTTCAAGATAGTACTTGGGGGCCGCCCGTTCTTCGGGGAGGCGCTCGCCAGCCTCGGCGGGATTGCAGCTGCCGGCGACTGGTTCTTGCCCGGAGGCGGTATCGATGCGGGTACTCTCTCCCCGCCCGGAAGCGTCGTCGCCGAGGCGGGGAGGTCGCAGCGGCACGACGTTATGCCCGCCTACCTCGACGCGCTCCTCGGGGCGCTGGCGGGAGGGCCCGGAGGCTTGGCGCAGATCGACGACCTGCGCATCGGCTGGGACACCGGAAACGGCGCTGCCGGGCCGCTGGTGGAGAGACTTGTCGCGAGGCTGCCGGGCGAACATCATATGCTGTTCTCCGAAGTTGACGGGCGGTTTCCCAATCACCACCCGGATCCGACGATAGAGGCGAACCTTGCAGACCTGCGCATGTTGGTCACGGGCAAGAAGCTCGATTTCGGAGTGGCCTTCGACGGCGATGGCGACCGGCTCGGCGTGGTCGATGGCGCGGGACGCGTGGTCTGGGCCGACCGACTGCTGGCGCTCTTTGCCGCTGACGTGCTCGAGGCATATCCCGGTGCCAGCGTCGTTGGCGACGTCAAGATGTCGCAGGTCACCTTCGATGCGGTCGCGAGCCTTGGCGGCAAGCCGGTCATGGCGCCTTCGGGGCACTCGCCGATCAAGGCTGCGATGCGCGAGACCGGGGCGCTGCTCGGCGGCGAGATGAGCGGGCATTTCTTCTTCGCCGACAGGTATCTGGGCTTCGATGACGGGCCTTATGCGGCCTTGCGGCTGATCGCGGCGAGCGCGGGCAGGGGACGGGCGCTCGCGGACCTCGTCGACGCCCTGCCTCCCGCTTGCGCGACGCCCGAGATGCGTTTTCCGGTCGCGCCGCAGCGTCGGCTTGCGGTCGTCGAGGAGGTGGCCGCAAGGCTCGCTGCGCGCGGGCGCGAGGTCTGCGCCATCGACGGTGTCCGGGTCTCCTCGCCGGAGGGCTGGTGGCTGCTGCGCGCCTCGAACACGCAGGACATGCTCACCGCCCGCGCCGAGGCGGCCTCGCCCGAGGCTCTGGCGCGGCTTGTCGGCGAGATCGACACCGAACTGGCGGCGAGCGGTGTTACGCGCGGGTGA
- the panC gene encoding pantoate--beta-alanine ligase: MQTVSTLDPLRSAVAQLRERGPVALVPTMGALHAGHLTLVRKARERVGQQGAVVVSIFVNPLQFGANEDLDAYPKVLERDSELLLAEGVDLLWAPVVEAMYPQGFATSIAVSGVSNGLCGASRPGHFDGVATVVCKLFNQVRPDMALFGEKDWQQLAVIRRMATDLDLAFPAAGQIFGVPTVREADGLAMSSRNAYLDAEQRARAVALPLAMKDAIAAIESGKPIAPTLAGLEAELLAGGFHQIDYAQLCDAASLAPLDTPIPGPMRLLVAARIGPARLIDNMAVTP; this comes from the coding sequence ATGCAAACCGTCAGCACCCTTGATCCACTGCGCAGTGCAGTCGCCCAGCTGCGCGAGCGCGGGCCGGTCGCGCTCGTGCCCACCATGGGCGCGCTGCACGCGGGCCACCTGACACTGGTGCGCAAGGCGCGCGAGCGGGTCGGCCAGCAAGGCGCGGTCGTGGTCTCGATCTTCGTCAACCCGCTCCAGTTCGGCGCGAACGAGGATCTCGACGCCTACCCCAAAGTACTCGAACGCGACAGCGAGCTGCTGCTTGCCGAAGGCGTGGACCTGCTCTGGGCTCCGGTGGTCGAGGCGATGTATCCCCAGGGCTTCGCCACGAGCATCGCGGTCTCGGGCGTCAGCAACGGGCTATGCGGTGCCTCGCGCCCGGGGCATTTCGACGGTGTCGCAACGGTCGTGTGCAAGCTGTTCAACCAGGTCCGCCCGGACATGGCACTGTTCGGCGAGAAGGACTGGCAGCAGCTCGCGGTGATCCGCCGCATGGCTACCGACCTCGACCTCGCCTTCCCCGCCGCAGGGCAGATTTTCGGCGTGCCCACGGTGCGCGAGGCGGACGGGCTCGCGATGTCCTCGCGCAACGCCTACCTCGATGCCGAGCAGCGTGCCCGCGCGGTCGCGCTGCCGCTGGCGATGAAAGATGCGATCGCCGCAATCGAGAGCGGCAAGCCAATCGCCCCGACGCTGGCCGGACTGGAAGCCGAACTGCTCGCAGGCGGCTTTCACCAGATCGACTATGCGCAGCTTTGCGATGCCGCCAGCCTTGCTCCGCTCGACACCCCGATCCCCGGCCCGATGCGCCTGCTCGTCGCGGCGCGGATCGGACCGGCAAGGCTGATCGACAATATGGCGGTCACCCCCTGA
- a CDS encoding ligase-associated DNA damage response DEXH box helicase: protein MNGKGHVPEEIAAWFEGRGWRVREHQRAMLEAADEGRHALLVADTGAGKTLAGFLPTLADFAPSRLAGKARPQVLHTLYVSPLKALAHDVQRNLLAPIEEIGLDIRVETRSGDTPSDRKARQRARPPHVLLTTPESLALLLSYPEAETLFSGLQRIVIDEVHAFATGKRGDMLALCLSRLQALAPQLRRAALSATLADPDDYRGWLAPWGDIDSVALVEGEAGAPPEVEILLPREERIPWSGHAATWAIEQLIEQIAAHRTTLVFTNTRFLAEYIFQELWSANEDNLPIAIHHGSLSKEARRKVEGAMARGELRALVCTASLDLGIDWGDIDLVVQMGAPKGSSRLLQRIGRANHRLDSPSRAVLVPGNRFEFLEAFAAQEAVIAGQRDGDGFRPGGLDVLAQHVMSLACAGPLDETRLLDEVRSSTPYAYVDAAVLARVLDFVATGGYALRSYERFRRIVRERDGTWRLTHPDHAARHRLNAGIIVDSEMLEVRFRNGRSLGKVEEGFGASLSPGDTFRFAGLDLEVETIKDLDLVVRAARRSATIPSYMGQRMPISTHLADRVRAMLADRAGWARFPDDVREWLEVQAWRSHLPAPGRLLVESFPYRDLAYTAFYTFEGWNANQSLGMLVTRRMADRDLGPLGFVATDYTLIVWGLKPIADPAALLSPDILTHEFVDWVQQSHLLRRAFREVAVISGLIERQVPGKRKSGRQVTFSTDLIFDVLNKYEPDHLLLEAAWADARARMTDVARVADVLERAAREVDHVELDRISPLAVPALSMIGRENLPAGAAEDDLLVEAESLAAMAMRVDPALED from the coding sequence ATGAACGGCAAGGGACACGTGCCCGAGGAGATCGCGGCATGGTTCGAAGGGCGCGGCTGGCGCGTGCGCGAACACCAGCGCGCGATGCTCGAGGCGGCGGACGAGGGGCGCCATGCTCTGCTCGTTGCCGATACCGGGGCGGGCAAGACACTCGCCGGGTTCCTGCCCACACTCGCCGATTTCGCACCCTCGCGGCTCGCAGGCAAAGCGCGGCCACAGGTCCTGCACACGCTCTATGTATCGCCGCTCAAGGCGCTGGCGCACGACGTACAGCGCAATCTGCTCGCGCCGATCGAGGAAATCGGGCTCGACATCCGGGTCGAGACGCGCAGCGGCGACACGCCATCGGACCGTAAGGCCCGCCAGCGCGCGCGGCCCCCGCATGTCCTGCTCACGACGCCCGAATCGCTCGCGCTGCTGCTCAGCTATCCCGAGGCAGAGACGCTGTTCTCGGGGCTCCAGCGCATCGTCATCGACGAGGTTCACGCCTTCGCGACCGGCAAGCGCGGCGACATGCTCGCATTGTGCCTCTCGCGCCTGCAGGCGCTGGCACCGCAGCTTCGCCGCGCCGCGCTCTCCGCGACATTGGCCGATCCCGACGACTATCGCGGCTGGCTCGCGCCCTGGGGCGATATCGATTCGGTCGCGCTCGTCGAGGGCGAGGCAGGCGCGCCGCCCGAGGTCGAGATCCTGCTTCCGCGCGAGGAGCGAATTCCCTGGTCAGGCCATGCCGCGACATGGGCAATCGAGCAGCTGATCGAGCAGATCGCGGCGCATCGCACGACGCTGGTCTTCACCAATACCCGCTTTCTCGCCGAATATATCTTCCAGGAGCTGTGGTCGGCGAACGAGGACAACCTGCCGATCGCGATCCACCACGGCTCGCTGTCGAAGGAGGCGCGGCGCAAGGTCGAAGGGGCGATGGCGCGCGGCGAGCTGCGCGCGCTGGTCTGTACCGCGAGCCTCGATCTCGGCATCGACTGGGGCGACATCGATCTCGTCGTGCAGATGGGAGCGCCCAAGGGCTCCTCGCGCCTGCTCCAGCGTATCGGGCGCGCCAATCACCGGCTCGACAGCCCCAGCCGCGCGGTGCTTGTTCCAGGCAACCGCTTCGAGTTTCTCGAGGCCTTCGCCGCGCAGGAGGCGGTCATTGCCGGGCAGCGCGATGGCGACGGCTTTCGCCCGGGCGGGCTCGACGTCCTCGCGCAGCACGTCATGTCGCTCGCCTGTGCCGGGCCGCTCGACGAGACGCGCCTGCTCGACGAGGTGCGCTCGTCCACACCCTATGCCTACGTCGATGCTGCTGTGCTCGCGCGCGTGCTCGATTTCGTCGCGACCGGGGGCTACGCGCTGCGCAGCTACGAGCGTTTCCGCCGCATCGTGCGCGAGCGTGACGGGACCTGGCGGCTGACTCATCCCGACCATGCCGCGCGGCACCGGCTCAATGCCGGGATCATCGTCGATTCCGAAATGCTCGAGGTACGCTTTCGCAACGGACGCTCGCTTGGCAAGGTCGAGGAGGGGTTCGGCGCGAGCCTCTCGCCGGGCGACACTTTCCGCTTCGCTGGGCTCGATCTCGAGGTCGAGACGATCAAGGATCTCGACCTGGTGGTGCGTGCGGCGCGGCGATCGGCGACGATCCCCAGCTACATGGGCCAGCGCATGCCGATCTCGACCCATCTGGCCGACCGGGTGCGGGCGATGCTCGCCGACCGTGCGGGCTGGGCGCGATTCCCCGACGACGTGCGCGAGTGGCTCGAGGTGCAGGCCTGGCGTTCGCACCTGCCCGCGCCGGGTCGGCTGCTCGTGGAGAGCTTCCCGTACCGCGATCTTGCCTATACCGCCTTCTACACTTTCGAGGGCTGGAACGCGAACCAGTCGCTGGGCATGCTGGTGACGCGGCGCATGGCCGACCGCGATCTCGGGCCACTCGGCTTCGTCGCGACCGACTACACGCTCATCGTCTGGGGGCTGAAGCCGATTGCCGATCCCGCAGCGCTGCTCTCGCCCGATATCCTCACCCACGAGTTCGTCGACTGGGTGCAGCAAAGCCACCTGTTGCGCCGGGCCTTCCGCGAAGTCGCGGTGATCTCGGGCCTGATCGAGCGGCAGGTGCCGGGCAAGCGCAAGTCGGGGCGACAGGTCACGTTCTCGACCGACCTGATCTTCGACGTGCTGAACAAGTACGAGCCTGATCATCTGCTGCTCGAGGCGGCCTGGGCCGATGCCCGTGCACGCATGACCGATGTCGCGCGCGTCGCCGATGTACTCGAGCGTGCGGCGCGCGAGGTGGACCATGTCGAGCTCGACCGGATCAGTCCGCTCGCGGTGCCCGCGCTTTCGATGATCGGGCGCGAGAACCTGCCTGCCGGGGCCGCCGAGGACGACCTGCTGGTCGAGGCAGAGAGCCTGGCCGCCATGGCGATGCGCGTCGATCCTGCGCTGGAGGACTGA
- a CDS encoding homoserine dehydrogenase — translation MTEPLKIALAGLGTVGTGVVRLIETNAALIARRARRPIQITAVSARDRSKDRGVDLSRYAWADDPAELAARDDVDVVVEMVGGSDGPALALARTAIAGGKSLVTANKAMIAHHGLELADAAEKTGVALKFEAAVAGGIPVINGMIDGAAANAIDRVYGILNGTCNYILSSMEDTGADFADVLAEAQRLGYAEADPTFDVEGIDAAHKLSILGAIAFGAKLDFAGVETVGISQVKAADIEQAHALGYVVRLLGMSELERDPAGDRLFQRVRPYLVPVDHPLANVDGPTNAVVAEGNFMGRLLFQGAGAGDGPTASAVVADIIDIARGEKGPAFSMPVAELQPFGKASSGHRVSRSYIRFIVPDRPGVLADITAAMRDAGVSIESVIQRGDPDQDGEVILAIVTHEGPEACVTEAMRILDGSDSLTAAPLVMQIIGE, via the coding sequence ATGACCGAACCGCTGAAGATCGCACTTGCAGGCCTGGGTACCGTTGGGACCGGCGTCGTCCGACTGATCGAGACGAATGCCGCGCTGATTGCGCGCCGCGCACGGCGGCCGATCCAGATTACCGCGGTCAGCGCACGCGACCGCAGCAAGGATCGCGGCGTTGATCTCTCGCGCTATGCCTGGGCAGACGATCCGGCCGAGCTGGCTGCACGCGACGACGTCGACGTGGTGGTCGAGATGGTCGGCGGCTCGGACGGTCCGGCGCTCGCGCTGGCGCGCACCGCGATTGCCGGTGGCAAGAGCCTGGTCACCGCCAACAAGGCGATGATCGCGCACCATGGCCTCGAACTGGCCGATGCGGCCGAGAAAACGGGCGTCGCGCTCAAGTTCGAGGCGGCTGTCGCGGGTGGCATTCCGGTCATCAACGGGATGATCGACGGCGCTGCCGCCAATGCCATCGACCGCGTCTACGGCATCCTCAACGGCACCTGTAACTACATCCTGTCCTCGATGGAGGACACCGGCGCCGACTTCGCCGACGTGCTCGCCGAGGCACAGCGCCTGGGTTATGCCGAGGCCGACCCGACCTTCGACGTCGAGGGCATCGACGCTGCGCACAAGCTCTCGATCCTGGGTGCGATCGCATTCGGCGCGAAGCTCGACTTCGCCGGTGTCGAGACCGTAGGTATCTCGCAGGTCAAGGCTGCGGACATCGAGCAAGCCCATGCGCTGGGCTACGTCGTCCGCCTGCTCGGCATGAGCGAGCTCGAGCGCGATCCTGCCGGCGATCGCCTGTTTCAGCGCGTGCGCCCTTATCTGGTGCCGGTCGATCATCCGCTGGCCAACGTCGATGGCCCGACCAACGCCGTCGTTGCCGAGGGCAATTTCATGGGCCGCCTGCTGTTTCAGGGCGCGGGCGCGGGCGACGGCCCGACCGCCAGTGCGGTCGTCGCCGACATCATCGATATCGCGCGCGGCGAGAAGGGGCCGGCCTTCTCGATGCCGGTCGCCGAGCTGCAGCCTTTCGGCAAGGCCTCGTCGGGCCATCGGGTCTCGCGCTCCTACATCCGCTTCATCGTGCCGGACCGTCCTGGCGTGCTCGCCGACATCACTGCGGCCATGCGCGATGCGGGCGTCTCGATCGAGAGCGTGATCCAGCGCGGCGATCCCGATCAGGACGGCGAGGTCATCCTCGCCATCGTGACCCACGAAGGGCCCGAGGCATGCGTCACCGAGGCGATGCGTATCCTCGACGGATCGGACAGCCTGACGGCGGCTCCGCTGGTGATGCAGATCATCGGCGAATAG
- a CDS encoding MotA/TolQ/ExbB proton channel family protein codes for MLIVDILAAAGEAAPQNKFGFAEALEQGGFIAYATVVILGIMSFGSFYILFTKWFEQSKILRQYNSIRGTFWKASSIKEGSTKLEKNSAWRQLVEDGIVAEEQHAKMTDELEAHDWLHASLARSEATINARLAGGLPFLATVGATAPFIGLFGTVVGIYRALIAIGLAGSASIDKVAGPVGEALIMTALGLLVAVPAVLAYNYLQSRNKRIAELLTGFSSDVLANITSKGAVKPVSPAAAAPIKKPAAAAPKPAPAK; via the coding sequence ATGCTTATCGTTGACATCCTTGCCGCTGCCGGTGAAGCCGCGCCGCAGAACAAGTTCGGCTTCGCTGAAGCTCTCGAACAGGGCGGTTTCATCGCCTACGCCACCGTCGTGATCCTGGGCATCATGTCGTTCGGTTCGTTCTACATCCTGTTCACCAAGTGGTTCGAACAGTCGAAGATCCTGCGTCAGTACAACTCGATCCGCGGCACCTTCTGGAAGGCTTCGTCGATCAAGGAAGGTTCGACCAAGCTCGAGAAGAACTCGGCATGGCGCCAGCTCGTCGAGGACGGCATCGTCGCTGAAGAGCAGCACGCCAAGATGACCGACGAGCTCGAGGCCCACGACTGGCTGCACGCTTCGCTGGCCCGCTCGGAAGCGACCATCAACGCCCGCCTCGCCGGCGGCCTGCCCTTCCTCGCCACCGTCGGCGCGACCGCACCGTTCATCGGTCTGTTCGGTACCGTCGTCGGCATCTACCGCGCTCTGATCGCCATCGGTCTCGCCGGTTCGGCCTCGATCGACAAGGTCGCAGGTCCGGTCGGTGAAGCTCTGATCATGACCGCGCTCGGCCTGCTCGTCGCCGTTCCGGCCGTGCTCGCCTACAACTACCTGCAGTCGCGCAACAAGCGCATCGCCGAGCTGCTCACCGGCTTCTCGAGCGACGTCCTTGCCAACATCACCTCGAAGGGTGCCGTGAAGCCGGTCTCGCCGGCTGCTGCTGCCCCGATCAAGAAGCCTGCTGCAGCTGCTCCGAAGCCGGCTCCGGCCAAGTAA